The Mya arenaria isolate MELC-2E11 chromosome 16, ASM2691426v1 genome includes a window with the following:
- the LOC128222302 gene encoding interferon-induced protein 44-like isoform X2: MEAWLSRKWKCMLFSITLENQRTRTEYGEKTPALTDEYISKLKEELASITPPKGSGITDFQLLLVGPVGAGKSSFINTAMSPFADRIMHKAAVGTSSQSVTRKYITYPVRKSGGSCLNLRLCDTPGIGDHSGLDALNINFLLDGHVPSSFEFSCSRHISAKTPGFVHRPSLAEEAHCVAIVLDSSTINDLPAVTMTLLNDLKNLALEKGIPLAIIMTKIDKLHEEIAENLADVFKRPEVKTAVDQVSEAFGIPPNHVFPVKNYHSEMETEIAVHGLALLALRKMLFIASDALEERTSANEERQGSTADVTESDTA, translated from the exons ATGGAAGCATGGTTGTCACGGAAATGGAAGTGTATGCTGTTTTCG ATTACCCTCGAAAATCAACGGACACGCACAGAATATGGCGAAAAAACACCTGCTCTCACTGATGAG TACATTTCAAAGTTAAAAGAAGAGCTTGCGTCAATAACTCCACCAAAAGGAAGTGGAATAACCGACTTCCAGTTATTACTTGTTGGCCCTGTCGGCGCGGGAAAATCCAGCTTCATCAATACCGCCATGTCCCCGTTCGCCGACAGAATTATGCATAAAGCCGCCGTCGGTACTTCATCGCAGAGCGTCACAAGAAAG TACATAACTTACCCAGTACGCAAATCTGGCGGCTCTTGTCTCAACCTCAGGCTTTGTGACACGCCAGGTATCGGGGACCATTCGGGATTGGATGCGTTAAACATTAACTTCCTGCTAGATGGTCATGTTCCCTCCTCCTTTGAG TTCTCTTGTTCGCGCCACATATCAGCAAAGACGCCTGGGTTTGTACACCGCCCATCGTTAGCTGAGGAAGCCCACTGTGTTGCTATTGTGCTGGATTCTTCTACAATAAATGACCTTCCcgcagtgaccatgaccttgttAAACGACCTCAAAAACCTTGCGCTAGAAAAAG GCATACCACTTGCGATTATCATGACCAAAATAGACAAGCTTCACGAAGAAATTGCAGAAAATCTTGCCGACGTTTTCAAGCGTCCAGAGGTCAAGACTGCTGTTGACCAAGTCAGCGAGGCGTTTGGTATACCTCCAAACCACGTGTTTCCGGTGAAAAACTATCACAGCGAGATGGAAACCGAGATAGCAGTGCACGGGCTAGCTCTCCTAGCGCTTCGGAAGATGCTTTTTATTGCTTCAGATGCCCTGGAGGAGCGCACTTCCGCTAATGAAGAGAGGCAAGGGTCTACCGCCGACGTGACGGAATCTGATACTGCCTAG
- the LOC128222285 gene encoding interferon-induced protein 44-like: protein MAGRLTEKQKDQLETWIGSGPKTFKLIYNITRVECSAQEFHRTCDNQGPTVTVLYNPEGSVYGGYAGISWQSNGGYMEDESAFIFQLMYSGKLVLNTFRPKDASKALRFQAQDGPCFGCPDLLTFTGDVAMSVEGYFCLNGRVSLNNYYKDKSVPNTNINNGHTKTAEIEVYSINDVKLRPETKAFISTKKTQCTGYIWRNALDLTDETVKSLCQEIREVRPKTGTDVTDFRLLLIGPIGAGKSSFINTAMSAFTSRVMHKAPVGTSETGLTKQFIPYQVCETDGSLLHFRLCDTPGLGETSSMDAINLHFLLDGHIPPSFEFSSSRHVSAKTVGYISKPALAQEIHSVALVLDASTVNGMSSTDTSLLNYCKRLILEKAIPFVVILTKIDKLHEEIADNLTDVFKRPEVNQAVEKVSEALGIPPNHVFPVKNHYREVETEMSVNALSLMALRKMVLLASDVLDVRTSSSKENEADSAVTETNYFYR, encoded by the exons ATGGCGGGACGGCTAACTGAAAAACAAAAGGATCAACTCGAAACTTGGATTGGTTCTGGACCCAAGACTTTTAAACTCATATACAACATCACACGGGTCGAATGCAGTGCCCAAGAATTTCACCGAACATGCGACAACCAGGGGCCCACCGTGACGGTTCTCTATAACCCAGAGGGCTCCGTGTACGGCGGGTACGCTGGTATTAGTTGGCAGAGCAATGGAGGATACATGGAAGATGAGAGCGCGTTTATCTTTCAATTGATGTACTCAGGAAAActtgttttgaatacatttcGACCCAAAGACGCTTCAAAGGCGTTGCGGTTTCAAGCACAGGACGGTCCTTGTTTTGGTTGCCCAGATTTACTAACATTTACCGGTGACGTGGCGATGTCTGTTGAAGGATACTTCTGTCTAAATGGAAGAGTTTctctaaataattattataaggACAAAAGTGTTCcgaacacaaatataaacaacgGACATACGAAGACTGCTGAGATTGAGGTTTACTCTATCAAcg ATGTTAAACTACGCCCGGAAACGAAAGCTTTTATTAGCACCAAGAAAACGCAATGTACAGGTTACATTTGGAGAAACGCTTTGGacttaactgatgag ACAGTGAAATCCCTCTGCCAGGAAATCAGAGAAGTCAGACCGAAGACTGGAACTGACGTCACAGACTTTCGTTTGCTGTTGATTGGTCCAATCGGGGCCGGAAAATCAAGCTTCATCAATACTGCCATGTCCGCTTTCACCAGTAGGGTCATGCACAAGGCTCCTGTTGGTACTTCGGAAACTGGGCTTACCAAACAG TTCATACCTTATCAAGTATGCGAGACGGACGGTTCGCTTCTGCACTTCCGTCTTTGTGACACGCCTGGCCTTGGAGAGACTTCCTCAATGGATGCAATCAATTTGCACTTTCTTTTGGACGGACATATACCGCCATCATTTGAG ttttCCTCGTCGCGACATGTGAGCGCAAAGACTGTTGGCTATATTTCGAAACCTGCACTAGCACAAGAAATTCACAGCGTTGCTCTTGTGCTAGACGCCTCCACAGTCAATGGAATGTCTTCAACAGACACATCTTTGCTTAACTACTGCAAAAGATTGATATTAGAAAAAG CCATACCTTTCGTGGtaattttgaccaaaatcgacaaACTTCACGAAGAAATTGCAGACAACCTAACTGACGTATTTAAGCGTCCAGAGGTCAACCAAGCTGTAGAAAAGGTCAGCGAGGCGCTGGGTATTCCACCAAACCACGTTTTTCCTGTGAAAAACCACTACCGCGAGGTGGAAACAGAAATGTCAGTTAATGCTCTTTCTCTTATGGCGCTTCGGAAGATGGTACTCTTGGCATCGGATGTTTTGGACGTACGCACTTCCAGTAGCAAAGAAAATGAAGCGGATTCAGCCGTGACAGaaactaattatttttacaGATGA
- the LOC128222302 gene encoding interferon-induced protein 44-like isoform X1, with the protein MEAWLSRKWKCMLFSQITLENQRTRTEYGEKTPALTDEYISKLKEELASITPPKGSGITDFQLLLVGPVGAGKSSFINTAMSPFADRIMHKAAVGTSSQSVTRKYITYPVRKSGGSCLNLRLCDTPGIGDHSGLDALNINFLLDGHVPSSFEFSCSRHISAKTPGFVHRPSLAEEAHCVAIVLDSSTINDLPAVTMTLLNDLKNLALEKGIPLAIIMTKIDKLHEEIAENLADVFKRPEVKTAVDQVSEAFGIPPNHVFPVKNYHSEMETEIAVHGLALLALRKMLFIASDALEERTSANEERQGSTADVTESDTA; encoded by the exons ATGGAAGCATGGTTGTCACGGAAATGGAAGTGTATGCTGTTTTCG CAGATTACCCTCGAAAATCAACGGACACGCACAGAATATGGCGAAAAAACACCTGCTCTCACTGATGAG TACATTTCAAAGTTAAAAGAAGAGCTTGCGTCAATAACTCCACCAAAAGGAAGTGGAATAACCGACTTCCAGTTATTACTTGTTGGCCCTGTCGGCGCGGGAAAATCCAGCTTCATCAATACCGCCATGTCCCCGTTCGCCGACAGAATTATGCATAAAGCCGCCGTCGGTACTTCATCGCAGAGCGTCACAAGAAAG TACATAACTTACCCAGTACGCAAATCTGGCGGCTCTTGTCTCAACCTCAGGCTTTGTGACACGCCAGGTATCGGGGACCATTCGGGATTGGATGCGTTAAACATTAACTTCCTGCTAGATGGTCATGTTCCCTCCTCCTTTGAG TTCTCTTGTTCGCGCCACATATCAGCAAAGACGCCTGGGTTTGTACACCGCCCATCGTTAGCTGAGGAAGCCCACTGTGTTGCTATTGTGCTGGATTCTTCTACAATAAATGACCTTCCcgcagtgaccatgaccttgttAAACGACCTCAAAAACCTTGCGCTAGAAAAAG GCATACCACTTGCGATTATCATGACCAAAATAGACAAGCTTCACGAAGAAATTGCAGAAAATCTTGCCGACGTTTTCAAGCGTCCAGAGGTCAAGACTGCTGTTGACCAAGTCAGCGAGGCGTTTGGTATACCTCCAAACCACGTGTTTCCGGTGAAAAACTATCACAGCGAGATGGAAACCGAGATAGCAGTGCACGGGCTAGCTCTCCTAGCGCTTCGGAAGATGCTTTTTATTGCTTCAGATGCCCTGGAGGAGCGCACTTCCGCTAATGAAGAGAGGCAAGGGTCTACCGCCGACGTGACGGAATCTGATACTGCCTAG